The following are from one region of the Penaeus chinensis breed Huanghai No. 1 chromosome 32, ASM1920278v2, whole genome shotgun sequence genome:
- the LOC125042638 gene encoding apolipoprotein D-like, with translation MAVLFAFLATLSLIVGAARAQGFMPVPPDDGPCPVFPVVKNFDLHAYLGQWYEIERFFNPFQDGSCVTANYALFPNGSVSVLNADVQEGEQNTIAGVATLSDDPSAGQFFVEFPFTAGFDGIGMGRNKPNYNVVATDYKNYAVVYTCEYYGPELKFEFSWILARRPQIPNSFLTDLKHWLQLVNINAKRYMTTVQTNCPNRAAS, from the exons ATGGCCGTCTTGTTTGCGTTCTTGGCCACACTAAGCCTGATCGTGGGCGCCGCCCGCGCTCAGGGCTTCATGCCGGTGCCCCCTGATGATGGGCCCTGCCCCGTTTTCCCCGTAGTGAAAAATTTCGACCTCCATGCG TACCTCGGCCAATGGTATGAGATCGAGCGCTTCTTCAACCCGTTCCAAGACGGCTCCTGCGTCACGGCCAACTACGCACTCTTCCCAAACGGCAGCGTGTCCGTTCTCAACGCCGACGTCCAGGA ggGTGAACAAAATACAATTGCTGGCGTGGCGACTTTATCAGATGACCCAAGCGCTGGTCAATTCTTTGTGGAATTTCCTTTCACCGCTGGCTTCG ATGGAATCGGCATGGGGAGAAACAAACCTAACTACAATGTGGTTGCAACCGACTACAAAAACTACGCTGTTGTCTATACATGTGAATATTATGGGCCTGAACTTAAATTTG AATTTTCTTGGATACTGGCACGTAGACCACAGATTCCAAACTCATTCTTGACGGATCTGAAGCACTGGCTGCAGCTGGTCAACATCAATGCCAAGCGGTACATGACCACTGTGCAAACCAACTGTCCCAATCGAGCAGCATCTTAG